The following proteins are co-located in the Gloeocapsa sp. PCC 7428 genome:
- the cysC gene encoding adenylyl-sulfate kinase, whose amino-acid sequence MDDEEELLPERKYPANQGFVLWLTGLSGSGKSSIARKLEQELKERSCLVEVLDGDVVRTNLSKGLGYSREDRNTNIRRIGFVANLLSRNGVAAIVAAISPYQEARENLRATTENFIEVFVNAPLEVCEARDVKGLYAMARAGEIRAFTGIDDPYEEPTNPDIICYTSEETLEESVAKILAELEQRDCIPPKPQIEFFI is encoded by the coding sequence ATAGACGATGAGGAAGAACTCCTTCCTGAACGCAAATACCCAGCAAATCAGGGTTTTGTTCTCTGGTTGACTGGGCTAAGTGGTTCAGGTAAAAGCTCAATTGCCCGAAAACTCGAACAAGAACTGAAAGAACGCAGTTGTCTAGTCGAAGTTCTTGACGGCGATGTTGTGCGCACCAACCTTTCCAAAGGCTTAGGTTATAGTCGCGAAGACCGCAACACGAACATTCGTCGCATTGGTTTTGTCGCAAATCTTCTGAGTCGCAATGGAGTCGCCGCAATTGTCGCCGCGATTAGTCCTTACCAAGAGGCACGAGAAAACTTACGCGCCACAACCGAAAACTTTATTGAAGTCTTTGTCAATGCACCGCTTGAGGTGTGCGAAGCACGCGATGTCAAAGGATTGTACGCAATGGCACGCGCTGGCGAAATTCGCGCCTTTACAGGTATTGACGATCCTTACGAAGAACCAACGAATCCAGATATTATTTGCTATACCTCAGAAGAAACGCTAGAAGAAAGCGTCGCCAAAATTCTGGCGGAACTCGAACAACGCGATTGCATTCCACCCAAGCCACAGATTGAATTCTTTATTTAA